GGATAAAATACTTTAAGTAAATACACCTGCTCCAGATCAAACTTATTTCATGCACAATGATTTTATAAATACTTGAAACCACTGAGCCTGGTCCACCTGTGGTGACTGTTGAGGAGGTTTGTGGCAATGCTCTTATTCAGCCTGTGAAAAAGGATGTTGGCAGCTGGCTTAGCGACATGTGCACCTGGTGGCGACCATGTTTTCAAACTCCTTGTACACGTACGAACCGTCCTCTTCAAAGATCATGACACTCAGGGGGCTGTAATGGGAGGGAATGCACGAGGGCCGGGGCACAGAGGAGTCGAGCTTCTCGTAGATGATGTTCTGCACCATGGTGTGGACAGGTGAACCGTAGATGAAGCCCATGGTCCTCGGGCACGGGCCTCTGCAGTACCTGGGGTTGTACTTTGGTGGAAAAACAATCCAGTGATCCAGTTTGAGCTGGCTAAATCGCACTCTGAAATCGTACAGGGCACAGTCACTTGTCGGGAATTCAGAGCTTGGAAGCAGCTCCGGCAGCTGGATATCCAGACTTTTATCACCGCGTTTGCTCTTTGAAGATTCCCTCTTCCATCGCCTCTTCGGCCCAATCCTCTTCTCTGGTTTGAAAACCATTTGCTCATGAAATGTGTTGGCTGCAGTGGCTGGCTTTTGACCTGCTTTTGAACCGTCGTCCAGTAACCTCTGCTGGGCCATTTTGTCATTGAGATACAGAAGCAGAGGAGGGGACTTCAGGATGATCTTCAGAGAGCCTTTACCCCTGTCATGACCGGCTCTTTGTTCATCCGGGCAGGTGACGTTGATGAGCAGGTGTATGTTCTTCTTCTGAAACTTTAAGAGAGGCTGGAGAAACGAAGTGACGTCGACCTCCACCCAgttcctcctgctcttcctgtcTGCGGTGGCTGTGAAGTTGAGAGCATAGTGGATCCCGGGACACAGCTGACACTGGTTTGAGTGCTCCTGCTCCTTGATACTCAGGTAGCACACAGAGTCGACAGGTGCTGCCTGGTCAAAGTTGTACAGCAGAGCCGACTTTAGAAGCTGCTCTTTTCTTCTGACTTGATCAAGGCTGTAAGAAAGAGCCTGCGTAAAACTCTCTGAAGGAAAATATGAGAAAACATAAAAGGCACCGtcatattttttgcatttttaaaaaaaagagtcatgACACAAATGTCCAATTATCACTAAGCTAGAATAAACATGTCCATCTTGCACAGATGCCTGTTTAAGTGCATAATGTCACTTAGACAACAGGTGAAAATGCCAATTCTTATTGAATTGCTCCATTTTGACTAAACATATTTCGCTCCCCGAATAATAATACTTAAAAAGATGgtacaaaaacaatttaaaaaacagcatatgtcaacattttaatcattattctttttgctATCAAGCCTCAGCAGCCTACTATGAATATTGTGTGTCCTTCATTGGAAG
This window of the Pagrus major chromosome 18, Pma_NU_1.0 genome carries:
- the gdf9 gene encoding growth/differentiatio: MGKQMLMSAVPRYVHTVILLLLVTDCCPLVRSSMAASNAPHSLGDFTYPYDSILVPLLKALSDHGGSRWNPGLKKNMRPEHRYMKYLTEIYKKSSRVQRSLDGDDIYNTVRLIKPQDECLAPSNKESFTQALSYSLDQVRRKEQLLKSALLYNFDQAAPVDSVCYLSIKEQEHSNQCQLCPGIHYALNFTATADRKSRRNWVEVDVTSFLQPLLKFQKKNIHLLINVTCPDEQRAGHDRGKGSLKIILKSPPLLLYLNDKMAQQRLLDDGSKAGQKPATAANTFHEQMVFKPEKRIGPKRRWKRESSKSKRGDKSLDIQLPELLPSSEFPTSDCALYDFRVRFSQLKLDHWIVFPPKYNPRYCRGPCPRTMGFIYGSPVHTMVQNIIYEKLDSSVPRPSCIPSHYSPLSVMIFEEDGSYVYKEFENMVATRCTCR